In Mytilus galloprovincialis chromosome 1, xbMytGall1.hap1.1, whole genome shotgun sequence, the following are encoded in one genomic region:
- the LOC143042297 gene encoding sentrin-specific protease 8-like: MIMADGENDVVLSFNDSLVRKSDIDLLDGPHWLNDILIGFCFEYFEREKFNHSADRLALIVPDVAQFIKLAPAADLTSSLESLNLPTKQFVFLPVNDNENAETAGGSHWSLLVYIRSKQEFRHYDSCTRHNEDIAKKLAYKIQPHVHAPMGRMKFIEMDGPQQENGYDCGVYLIATVEHLCKELCEGYNIHLNDLVTQEYVRIKRNQIKELIHQVVEEFGIRS, encoded by the exons ATGATCATGGCAGATGGAGAAAACGATGTTGTTCTAAGTTTTAACGACAGTTTAGTGCGGAAATCTGATATTGATTTACTTGACGGTCCTCATTGGCTGAATGATATTTTAATAGGCTTTTGTTTTGA ATATTTTGAACGAGAGAAATTCAATCATTCAGCAGATAGACTAGCATTGATAGTTCCTGATGTGGCACAATTTATTAAACTAGCTCCAG CTGCAGATCTTACTTCTAGCCTTGAATCACTTAACCTGCCAACAAAACAGTTTGTGTTTCTACCTGTCAATGACAACGAAAATGCAGAGACAGCAGGCGGCTCTCATTG GAGTTTATTAGTGTACATAAGAAGTAAACAAGAGTTTAGACATTATGATTCCTGTACCAGACATAATGAAGATATTGCCAAAAAATTAGCATATAAAATACAGCCTCATGTACATG CCCCTATGGGAAGAATGAAGTTTATAGAAATGGACGGACCTCAACAAGAGAATG GTTATGATTGTGGAGTTTATTTGATAGCCACAGTAGAACATTTATGTAAGGAGTTGTGTGAAGGTTACAACATTCATCTGAACGATTTAGTGACTCAGGAATATGTAAGAATTAAACGCAACCAAATTAAAGAACTTATACATCAAGTTGTGGAAGAATTTGGAATTCGCAGTTGA
- the LOC143047566 gene encoding KRAB-A domain-containing protein 2-like, which produces MPSGHLVFFTSLSGLFALSDTMSIEEKFLESLRSKFESGKTRSIYPRVKYHDLLAKIKLLESSKKKLRKDYYNLRRYDIFNIGGFERLITKVSENDEGNFKIYVFLEELYGILEKAHKETGHGGRDRMIKQLNNGYANISRDAIELFLSLCENCNMKKKHIGKGVVVKPILSKDFNSRGQVDLMDFQSNPDGNYKFIMVFQDHLTKFCTIKALTSKCASEVAFNLIDIFTIFGAPHILQSDNGREFTALVISELKLMWPELVIVHGKPRHPQSQGSIERSNGDIHDMLTAWLRDNESTKWSIGIKFVQIQKNSALNKGIGRSPYEALFGKCATIGLTSETKIPKEILMALENEEDLLKLQTESVNDQPVTENKTENIVDASDIPESIAEPNVEPSTPITDETQKDVLQCYVCEKDTSGAHMCIKCDKHIHVICGTTVSEEGYGSKVVCPNCKIDTNRVRHRSGANSSTTCDNK; this is translated from the exons atgccCTCAGGCCATCTTGTCTTTTTCACTTCTTTATCTGGATTATTCGCATTAAGTGACACCATGTCTATTGAGGAAAAATTCCTTGAATCTTTGAGGTCTAAATTCGAATCGGGGAAAACAAGGAGCATATACCCTAGAGTAAAGTACCATGATCTTTTGGCAAAGATTAAACTTTTGGAATCATCAAAAAAGAAATTGAGAAAAGATTACTACAATTTAAGAAGGTATGACATTTTTAACATTGGTGGTTTTGAGAGGTTGATAACTAAAGTCAGCGAGAATGACGAgggaaatttcaaaatttatgtctTCCTAGAGGAACTCTATGGTATTTTGGAAAAGGCACATAAAGAAACAGGTCATGGCGGCAGAGATCGCATGATAAAACAACTAAATAATGGATATGCTAACATTTCACGTGATGCAATTGAATTATTTCTGTCActttgtgaaaattgcaatatgaaaaaaaaacacataggGAAAGGAGTAGTAGTGAAACCCATTTTATCTAAAGACTTTAACAGTAGAGGACAAGTTGATTTGATGGATTTTCAATCAAACCCAGATGGAAACTATAAATTTATTATGGTATTTCAAGACCACCTTACAAAATTTTGTACCATTAAAGCCCTTACCTCAAAATGTGCATCAGAGGTGGCTTTTAATCTAattgatatttttacaatttttggtgCGCCCCATATACTGCAAAGTGACAATGGTCGGGAATTCACAGCTTTGGTCATATCCGAGTTAAAATTAATGTGGCCAGAACTTGTTATCGTTCATGGGAAACCGAGACATCCTCAATCACAGGGTAGCATTGAGCGATCAAATGGAGATATACATGACATGCTAACTGCATGGTTGAGGGACAATGAATCAACAAAGTGGTCAATTGGTATCAAGTTCGTCCAGATTCAAAAGAATTCAGCTCTAAACAAAGGCATTGGACGGTCCCCCTATGAAGCCTTATTTGGTAAATGTGCAACAATTGGATTAACATCAGAAACCAAAATTCCGAAAGAAATATTGATGGCCTTAGAAAATGAAGAGGACTTACTTAAACTCCAGACAGAGTCTGTAAATGATCAACCTGtaactgaaaataaaacagaaaacattGTCGATGCCTCTGATATACCAGAATctattgcagaaccaaatgtggAACCTTCTACTCCAATCACTGATGAAACGCAAAAG GATGTCTTACAGTGCTATGTATGTGAAAAGGATACATCTGGAGCTCATATGTGTATTAAATGTGACAAACACATTCATGTTATATGTGGTACTACTGTAAGTGAAGAGGGATACGGTTCAAAGGTGGTATGTCCAAATTGTAAAATTGATACCAACAGAGTTCGACATCGTTCTGGAGCCAACAGTTCAACAACTTGTGATAACAAATGA